GTGCCGCCCTGCTGGGCTACCGGGACGGCGCCAAGGTGTTCAGCGGTTCACGCTTCACGGGCATCGAGCACGCCGGGCAGCTGGAGGACAATCTGCGCCTGTTCACGGCCGCCGGCTTCACCCTCGCCCAGGCGGTCCGCGCGCTCACCACGACGTATCTGTACACGCTGGGTTTCGTCACCGAGGAGCAGGGCGTCCAGCCGCTGCCGGGCGAGCGCCGCGAGGGCTACGACATGAACGAACGCGCCCGCCTGATGGCCGACTTTCCCTTGTCGGCCCAGGCGGGCGCGGAGATCTTCGAGGACTACGACGGGCACTTCGAGGAGGGGCTGGCGCTCGTGATCGAGGGGATCGGGGCGCGCTACGGGGTCGCGTGACGCCCCGGGGTCTCATCCCCGCTTCGCGCGCGCCCGCCGCACGGCCCGGGTGACCACGGGGGGCAGCAGGTCCTTGGCGAGCCGGCGGGCCCGGGACGGGGCGGGCCGGGCCGGGCGCGCCGCGCGGGACTCGGTGGCCTTGGGAGCGGGGGCCGGTGCCGGTGCGGGCTCCATGTAGTGCCGGGAGGGCGGGAAGGGCGGCGGCTTCATGCCCTTGGACCGGGCGCGGACCAGCCGGTGCCCGGCCGCCTCCTGCACGCTCAGCCCGCAGTCCGTGCGCTGCCGGAGCATCTCGAGCAGCTCCTCCTGGAGCGGCTCGGGGTCGCCCCAGGTGCCGTACAGCTTCTGCGTGCTGAGGCAGACCGGGCGCAGACCCCGGTTGAGGACGGCCTCCCAGGCGGCGACCGAGACGCCCGGCGTGTGCTCGGAACGGAAGTCGTCGAGGACCACGATGCCCTCGGGCACCAGGATGTCGTGGGCCGCGCCGATGTCGCCGTGCACGTGCTCGTACAGGTGCGAGGCGTCGATGTGGACGAAGCGGCAGCTGTCCGGGGCCACCTTGTCGGCCACAACCGAGCTGGGGGCCGCGATCACCGTCGGCAGCGTGTCGTGGAAGGACAGGTAGTTCCGCTCGAAGGCCTGCTGGGTGAGCGAGGCGTACGACTTCGTCGACTCCGCCTTGTTGGCCTCGTCCGGGGCGTCGCCCTCGAACAGGTCGCAGACCGTGAACTGCTCGCCGTCCTGGAGGTGGTGGCCGAGGAGGATCGCGCTCTTGCCCATGTAGACGCCGAGTTCCAGCAGGTCTCCGCGCATCCCCTGCTTCTGCTGCCGCTCCAGGAACCAGGTGAACAGCATCTGGTCCAGCGGCGGGAACCAGCCCGGGACGTCGGCGAGTTCGCCGGGGTACGTGTCGGTCGCTTGTGCGTTGGTCATGAGACGAGCCTTCTCCCTGAGCGGTGCTGAAACCGACGGTTGGTTGAACGTCCCGTGAACAGCTCAGCGGGCCTTGGCCAGCAGGGTCCGCAGCCGTGGGGTCAGCGGCTTCTCCACATACTGGTTCAGCAACCACGCAAGCAGCAGCATTGAGGCCACAGTCAGTGCGAATGTCGCCGCGGACGGCAGATCCAGGCCGCGGTGCAGGGCCTGGATCACCACCCAGCCGAGGTGTTCGTGGACGAGGTAGAACGGATACGTCAGCGCCCCCGCCACCGTCAGCCAGCGCCAGTTCGCCCAGCGCAGCCAGCCCAGCGCGATCGCCGCGACC
The genomic region above belongs to Streptomyces coeruleorubidus and contains:
- a CDS encoding class I SAM-dependent methyltransferase; this translates as MTNAQATDTYPGELADVPGWFPPLDQMLFTWFLERQQKQGMRGDLLELGVYMGKSAILLGHHLQDGEQFTVCDLFEGDAPDEANKAESTKSYASLTQQAFERNYLSFHDTLPTVIAAPSSVVADKVAPDSCRFVHIDASHLYEHVHGDIGAAHDILVPEGIVVLDDFRSEHTPGVSVAAWEAVLNRGLRPVCLSTQKLYGTWGDPEPLQEELLEMLRQRTDCGLSVQEAAGHRLVRARSKGMKPPPFPPSRHYMEPAPAPAPAPKATESRAARPARPAPSRARRLAKDLLPPVVTRAVRRARAKRG
- a CDS encoding TetR/AcrR family transcriptional regulator C-terminal domain-containing protein, translating into MSTERREPLDRRRVADTALRLLNEVGLDGLTLRAIARELDVKAPALYWHFKDKQALLDEMATEMYRRMVAGASLDPADTWRERLLKANRGLRAALLGYRDGAKVFSGSRFTGIEHAGQLEDNLRLFTAAGFTLAQAVRALTTTYLYTLGFVTEEQGVQPLPGERREGYDMNERARLMADFPLSAQAGAEIFEDYDGHFEEGLALVIEGIGARYGVA